A region of the Sinorhizobium arboris LMG 14919 genome:
GCCTTTCTTCTGTCGCCGGGCCGACGCTGGCTGACCCGGCGCACGAGCCGTGATCCTTCGGTGCTCCACCCATCCGGGCTCGCCAAGGCGACCGCAGCGGCAGCCATAACGCTTGCCAACCTCCTGATACCGGCAATCGCCTTCTTCGTGCTCTACCAGGCGATGTCGACTTTGGGTGTTCTTCCCGCAGATCTGGCGACGGTCCTCAGACCCGTCTTCTTCGGATTGACCTTCGCATCTTTCTTTTACGGTCTCTCCATCGCCGTGCTCGCGCCCGAACGGCCGAGCTGGCGCCTCGTCGGCGTCACCGACGCGGCGGCCGAGAGGTTGATTCCGGTCATCGTTGCGATGGCATTGATCAATGCCGGCGGCCTTGCCCTCGATGCGTTTCTGAAGGCCACGCATGCGCCTTTGTCCTTTGCCGTCGCGGCACAGGGCCTCGGCGCCATCGCGCTCGGCATCCTCGCGATGATCGCGCTCAGATTGGTCGCGCGCGAAGACGACGACGAGGGCCACCAGGGGACGAGCTCGGCTTGGCGGCTTCTGATTCCCGTTACCTGGGCGGTCGCCGCGCTCACCATCGTCGCGCCCCTTGCCGGCTTTGTGGCCTTTGGCCGCTTCGCCGCGCTCCAGATCGTCTTCACGACGGCAGTGCTGATGAGCCTCGTGCTCTTGCTGCGCCTTGCCGACGAGGCGATTTCCTGCGGCTTTTCGGTGCAGACCCGGATCGGCGGCTTCATGCGGCAGGCGATCGGGTTCAAGCCCAATACGATCAGCCAGATCGGCGTGATCCTTGCCGGCTTCGCGCGTCTGGTCGTGATCATGATTGCAATCATGGCCCTTCTTGCGCCCTGGGGCATCCAATCGGAGGACGTGGTCGGCACCTTCGCCTCCGCCTTCTTCGGTTTCGAGATCGGCGGCTTCTCGTTTTCGCCTTCGGCTATCCTCGGCGCGATCGTCGTCTTCATCATCGTAATCGTCGCTACGCGCGGTTTTCAGAGGTGGCTGGACGGCCGCCTCTTGCCGCAGACCAGCCTCGACGCGGGCCTCAGGACATCAATCCATACGGGCGTCGGCTATGTCGGTGCGGCGATCGCGGGACTCGTGGCTTTCTCCTATGCGGGTCTCAATCTTCAGAACGTCGCCATCGTTGCCAGCGCGCTGTCCGTCGGTATCGGTTTCGGCCTCCAGTCCATCGTCAACAACTTCGTCAGCGGGATCATCCTGCTTGCCGAACGGCCCTTCAAGGTCGGCGACCGCATCGAGGTGGGCCAAAACATGGGGATCGTCCAGCGCGTCAGCGTCAGGGCTACCCAGATCCAGACCTTCGACAATGTGACGGTGATCGTACCCAATGCCGACCTGATCAGCGGCCAGGTGGTCAACTGGATGCATGGCGACTTTTCGGCGCGCCTGAAGATTCCCGTGGGGGTCTCCTATGATTCGGACCCGGAGCAGGTGAAGCGGGTGTTGCTGGAAATCGCGAACGAGAATCCGCGCGTCCTGCAAATTCCCGAGCCTTTCGTATCCTTTACCGATTTCGGAGCCGATGCCCTGCAGTTCACTCTGTTCTGCCACGTCGGCAACATCAACGCCGATGCGGGCGCGGCGAGCGATATGCGTTTCGAAATAGCGAAACGCTTCCGTGAGGAAAAAATCGAAATGCCTTTCGGGCAGCGCGACATCCATCTTCGCGATCTCGCCAGCATCGAAGGATTGGTGCGCGACGTGCTCGGCGGCCGCACGGCGCCTGCCGCTGCTCCCTCTCCCCCGGCGCAGGCGCGCACGAAGCGCAGGAAGAGCCCGGTGGAGGCGACCGACGACTAATGCTGTGATGCCGTTCCGGACTTATGAAGCCCGCTGGCTTTCGACGGCAGGCCGACATGGCCGATGCGGCTGGAGCGTTTCAGTGCTCCATCGCACTGAAACACTCTAACCTTGGCACTACGCAGTTCCGAACGGAAAACCGTTCCGCACATTTCCTGGAAGTGCCAGGAAACAGCCTACTCCGCCTTCGCGCCGGCCAGGAACTCCTCGCACCAGCTCGGGCCGTCCGGGCGTTTGCGGTCGCCGACGATGCGGATCGCGCGGATGACGTAGTCGGACGAGACGGTGAGCTGAACGGAGCAGCTCAGATATTCCGTGCGCGCAGCCGAGATGCGCTTGCCGCGTTTACCGTCGGCGGTCTTTTCGTATTCGGCCGCGATTTTGCGCGTCTGGTAGCCGCCCTTCCAGCTGTAAACGGTGTCGCCGCCGGCTTCGACGTCGGAAAGCGGTGGGCCGAACTTGGCAAAAAAGGGTCCGGCCGGCTGGCCGAGCCAGCGCGCCTCGACCGCATTTCTCGTAATGCCCGTCGTCGTCGTACAGCCGGCAAGAAGCAGCCCGAGGGCGCCCGCCGTCATCATGCGGAAATTCATGTGTCTGTCCCTTAGATATGTCCTGAACCTGCGGCGCGGAACGGCCGGAATTCCCGGTTTTCCTTGCAGTCCGCCGAGGCTCTAGCGCCAAAATCCGCGAAAGAAAATCGGCCCGGACAGTCGCAACCGAGGAATTTGGCAAGCGTTGCAGAAACGCCCTAATCCCAGCGTGGCGGGCACCTGCCGCCGGGCGGGTTTTTTTGACTGTAGAGCGGTCTTTTTTGAGATAGGCGCTTGTGAAATCAAAAATGCTGTTCTATAGAGGCGCCGCTGGTCACGGAGTGTAGCGCAGTCTGGTAGCGCACCACGTTCGGGACGTGGGGGTCGAGTGTTCGAATCACTCCACTCCGACCAGCGGAAACACTCATCCGTTTATTGTTTTCCAGCCGGCTTCTTTGCCCCGGGCGCCCGAGCGACTCCCGGCCGATGGCCGCAAACGCCTCGCTCAACCAAGATGGAGCGGGGCAGGCGAAACCTCCTCTGCCATTCTTTTATTGTTCACAGGGAAACGGGCTGTTCTCGAAACTCCGTCTTATCGGAGTGAACAATCGGCGCGAATATGCTTCAAAAGCGCAACCGTGAGGCAGCGATGTCGAAGGAACCTATCTTCACTCTCCGTGAGATTCTCGTCTGGGCAGCCATTCTCGGCAGCGTGGTCGGCTATCAGCTTTGGAATCATGCCGATCCGCAACCGCTGACGATCGATCTCGCAACGATCGAGCGGCGCGCCTGAACGCCTGATCAGGCCAAATCGTCGGGATGCGCGGGAAGAGATCCGGCGAGCTTCTTCATGGTTGAAAGACTTCCGTCCATTTTCCCGCTCTCGATTTCGGAGAGATAGGAACGCTCATCCCGGCACTCTTTGCCGCTTCCCGAGCGGCCATGCCGCGATGGAATCGCCAGACCTTGACCGGGTTCTCGCGAACTGGAAGACGGTTGACGGCCTCGGGCGAAAGACAGGCCGGTTGGCGGCTTGACGTTGTCCAGCTGCTAATTCCGAAACGCTCAGAGGCGGCACGGCGCACCGCGGGCGGTTGTTGGCCGGTCGAAAAAGGCGCAGCAAAAAGGGGCCTCGCGG
Encoded here:
- a CDS encoding mechanosensitive ion channel family protein is translated as MTSMRIPLRRACAAGNLFGAPKLSAGALFRLLLVASLLVFSSASLAQESSGAPPEASAATDVQGQTDSLLQVPPQAFPEEQARIDAWRATLERVERGLQAEHIDDATLSDLRRQLGTIPMHAAGLKASLQPRLQAVNQRVEQLKPADERAALNQTEAIKLEQAQLQSEAAGLQSIVQQADFIALRAQQDIDIIGERRRALFTSSILQRSQSLADPSFWLDLAAATPSTLANQSSVVGHWFGVLIERTGRSAAGILVVVIGFAAFLLSPGRRWLTRRTSRDPSVLHPSGLAKATAAAAITLANLLIPAIAFFVLYQAMSTLGVLPADLATVLRPVFFGLTFASFFYGLSIAVLAPERPSWRLVGVTDAAAERLIPVIVAMALINAGGLALDAFLKATHAPLSFAVAAQGLGAIALGILAMIALRLVAREDDDEGHQGTSSAWRLLIPVTWAVAALTIVAPLAGFVAFGRFAALQIVFTTAVLMSLVLLLRLADEAISCGFSVQTRIGGFMRQAIGFKPNTISQIGVILAGFARLVVIMIAIMALLAPWGIQSEDVVGTFASAFFGFEIGGFSFSPSAILGAIVVFIIVIVATRGFQRWLDGRLLPQTSLDAGLRTSIHTGVGYVGAAIAGLVAFSYAGLNLQNVAIVASALSVGIGFGLQSIVNNFVSGIILLAERPFKVGDRIEVGQNMGIVQRVSVRATQIQTFDNVTVIVPNADLISGQVVNWMHGDFSARLKIPVGVSYDSDPEQVKRVLLEIANENPRVLQIPEPFVSFTDFGADALQFTLFCHVGNINADAGAASDMRFEIAKRFREEKIEMPFGQRDIHLRDLASIEGLVRDVLGGRTAPAAAPSPPAQARTKRRKSPVEATDD